In the genome of Myroides phaeus, one region contains:
- a CDS encoding enhanced serine sensitivity protein SseB — MSFYNRNKKSTTKINANLTLAQLIEQAGSKPEYRAIFYDRFLKDYIYVLVEKTPNSSNNNEGLATDAPILVLDDQRIPVFTSLDSISDNGEITDDISYMKVRGRSFLEMTFGSTIIVNPFSKIYKNLVPEEISQMLNGSIFNTLSNPVLKAQMQVKIGKPEVEPTALLEELTQLFSTHEVIDNAYIGWTFNPMIDKKPHYIFAIETIAEKGQFKEIADMISNTCVPHLKKEEFIDIIKLEQNGNFSDYFYKHAEPFYKKQ, encoded by the coding sequence ATGTCTTTTTACAATAGAAATAAAAAAAGCACGACTAAAATCAACGCTAATCTTACATTAGCTCAATTAATAGAACAAGCCGGTAGTAAACCTGAATACCGCGCTATTTTTTACGATCGTTTTCTAAAAGATTACATCTATGTATTGGTTGAAAAAACACCTAATAGTTCTAATAATAATGAAGGACTTGCAACTGATGCTCCTATTTTGGTTCTGGATGACCAACGCATACCTGTATTTACAAGTCTTGATAGTATTTCTGACAATGGTGAAATAACTGACGATATCTCTTATATGAAAGTAAGAGGTCGCTCTTTCTTAGAGATGACGTTTGGTTCTACTATTATTGTAAACCCTTTTTCTAAAATATATAAGAACTTAGTTCCTGAAGAAATTTCTCAAATGCTTAATGGTAGTATTTTCAACACTTTGTCAAACCCTGTTCTGAAAGCTCAAATGCAAGTAAAAATTGGTAAACCGGAAGTTGAACCTACTGCTCTTTTAGAGGAACTAACACAACTTTTCTCAACGCATGAAGTGATTGATAACGCATACATTGGGTGGACATTCAATCCTATGATCGACAAGAAGCCTCATTATATCTTTGCTATTGAAACTATCGCTGAAAAAGGACAGTTTAAAGAAATAGCTGATATGATTTCAAATACATGTGTACCTCACTTGAAAAAAGAAGAGTTTATAGACATTATTAAATTAGAACAGAATGGCAACTTTAGTGATTACTTCTACAAGCATGCTGAGCCGTTTTATAAGAAACAATAA
- the dnaX gene encoding DNA polymerase III subunit gamma/tau, whose protein sequence is MEQFIVSARKYRPQTFNDVVGQQAITSTLVNAIESNHLAQALLFTGPRGVGKTTCARILARKINQEGYDNPNEDFAFNVFELDAASNNSVDDIRNLIDQVRIPPQTGKYKVYIIDEVHMLSSAAFNAFLKTLEEPPRHAIFILATTEKHKIIPTILSRCQIFDFKRITIADAANHLALVARSQGITYEDDALRIIAQKADGAMRDALSIFDRVVSYCGRNLTRQAVAENLNVLDFEYYIRITDYILQNNIPALLLAFDDILAKGFDGHHFVSGLASHFRDLMVCKTPETINLLEIGDHGKQLFYNQSQQTSMPLLLNAIEIANDCDLKYKSSQNQRLLVELCLMQLASLTFEGEKKKINNI, encoded by the coding sequence ATGGAACAATTCATCGTATCTGCCCGTAAATACAGACCTCAAACTTTTAATGACGTGGTTGGACAACAAGCTATCACGAGTACATTAGTGAATGCAATTGAAAGCAATCACTTAGCTCAGGCTTTGTTATTCACTGGTCCGAGAGGAGTGGGGAAGACGACATGTGCGCGTATTTTGGCGAGAAAGATTAACCAAGAAGGGTATGATAATCCAAATGAAGACTTTGCTTTTAACGTATTTGAGTTAGATGCTGCTTCAAATAACTCAGTGGATGATATTCGTAATTTGATTGATCAAGTTCGTATACCACCACAAACTGGAAAGTATAAGGTATATATCATAGATGAGGTGCATATGCTATCATCAGCAGCTTTTAATGCGTTTTTAAAAACATTAGAGGAGCCGCCACGTCATGCTATATTTATCTTAGCAACTACAGAAAAACATAAGATTATTCCGACTATATTATCGAGATGTCAAATATTTGACTTCAAGAGAATTACTATTGCTGATGCTGCTAATCATTTGGCACTTGTAGCGCGAAGTCAAGGAATTACTTATGAAGATGATGCACTTCGTATCATAGCACAGAAGGCTGACGGGGCTATGCGTGATGCACTATCTATTTTTGACAGAGTAGTGTCTTATTGCGGTAGAAACTTAACTCGTCAAGCAGTAGCTGAGAATTTGAATGTATTAGACTTTGAATATTATATTAGAATTACAGATTATATTTTACAAAATAATATACCTGCGTTATTATTAGCGTTTGACGACATTTTGGCAAAAGGTTTTGACGGACATCATTTTGTGTCTGGTTTAGCATCTCATTTTAGAGATTTGATGGTGTGTAAAACACCGGAAACGATTAATTTGTTAGAGATTGGTGATCATGGAAAACAATTGTTTTACAACCAGTCGCAACAGACATCAATGCCTTTATTGTTAAATGCCATTGAAATAGCAAATGACTGTGATTTGAAATATAAATCAAGTCAAAACCAACGATTATTAGTAGAATTGTGTTTAATGCAGTTAGCGTCTTTAACTTTTGAAGGCGAAAAAAAAAAGATAAACAATATATAA
- a CDS encoding efflux RND transporter periplasmic adaptor subunit yields MKKNKIRIQQVVMTILSILFLVWVGYYGMNKGETTTKIVETKEIDKVVDKDDVATTDQSEEVMVEIVEEVSLDAVSTAKLTTKYHTYAKEYDAKVKITESRIEKLAKRGRIVTVFVRDGQVVTAGQPIVGIEVENTAVLSESELKKELRKFESLKSKLESAQTKITKAENKDSSAQAKQQNKYDDILREYQEVESKIASGQNKFERIVIRAAKAGLVKNLSLKMGDDVTSNSSLFKIVSYDVYFDLNATDLEQWKIAADKAIVKGSFVGKDGQSIPFDLQTSSIQERVYIKHYMPIWESLKFFTDDTIDNKVSLVAVYKDIIEISSNAVGVESDGRSFVWVVNADNRFTKRYVSPIKKYGSTVLLADTSLNGVTIAVNNIDRLSEGKEINL; encoded by the coding sequence ATGAAGAAAAATAAAATAAGAATTCAACAGGTAGTAATGACTATTTTAAGCATACTTTTCTTGGTATGGGTAGGATATTACGGTATGAATAAAGGCGAAACGACTACTAAAATTGTAGAAACAAAAGAGATAGATAAGGTTGTTGATAAAGATGATGTAGCTACTACTGATCAATCAGAAGAAGTGATGGTGGAAATAGTAGAAGAGGTTTCTTTAGATGCTGTTTCAACTGCTAAATTAACTACCAAGTATCATACTTATGCAAAAGAGTATGATGCTAAAGTAAAAATTACTGAATCAAGAATTGAGAAATTGGCTAAAAGAGGACGTATTGTTACAGTATTTGTCAGAGATGGACAAGTTGTAACTGCAGGTCAACCAATTGTGGGAATAGAAGTTGAAAATACAGCAGTTTTAAGTGAATCAGAATTAAAAAAAGAACTGAGAAAATTTGAATCATTAAAGTCTAAATTAGAAAGTGCTCAGACAAAAATTACTAAGGCAGAGAATAAGGATTCGAGTGCACAAGCAAAACAACAAAATAAATATGATGATATATTAAGAGAATATCAAGAAGTTGAGAGTAAAATTGCTTCAGGTCAGAATAAATTTGAACGTATTGTGATAAGAGCTGCAAAAGCAGGTCTTGTTAAGAATTTATCTTTAAAAATGGGAGATGATGTCACAAGTAATAGTTCTTTATTTAAAATAGTTTCTTATGATGTTTATTTTGATTTAAATGCAACTGATTTAGAACAATGGAAGATAGCTGCAGATAAAGCAATAGTAAAGGGTTCTTTTGTAGGAAAAGATGGACAGAGTATTCCATTTGATTTGCAAACAAGTAGTATCCAAGAAAGAGTCTATATTAAACATTATATGCCTATTTGGGAAAGTTTAAAATTCTTTACTGACGATACAATTGATAATAAAGTATCATTAGTTGCTGTTTATAAAGATATAATAGAGATTTCAAGTAATGCTGTAGGTGTTGAATCAGATGGGAGATCGTTTGTTTGGGTTGTCAATGCTGATAACCGTTTTACTAAAAGATATGTTTCTCCAATTAAAAAATATGGCTCTACTGTTTTATTAGCAGACACTTCTTTAAATGGAGTTACAATTGCTGTTAATAATATAGATAGACTGTCAGAAGGAAAAGAGA
- a CDS encoding DUF4294 domain-containing protein has translation MRKLIVIVLFLMPFLSMAQEQELRQVPDIPHEIIVNGDTIHEYSIPEIFIGVDAREEKYRRDMIILRNRLRRVYPYAEATAANLVILNKNLELMETNREKRQYIKRSQKYLESQFKERLKKLSRNDGKILLKLIDRQTGNTAFSLIKEFKSGWTAFWSNTTARTFSLNLKSEYHPESDINDFYIETQLQFLFFRNELDYSAGSPGINFNELRKKWILQEKQEEFFPLELRE, from the coding sequence ATGAGAAAGTTAATAGTTATCGTGCTATTTTTAATGCCATTCTTGAGTATGGCACAAGAACAAGAGCTTAGGCAAGTGCCTGATATACCACACGAGATAATAGTGAATGGAGATACAATTCATGAATATTCGATACCAGAGATATTCATTGGAGTGGATGCTCGAGAAGAAAAGTATCGACGAGATATGATTATATTGCGCAATCGCCTTAGACGTGTCTATCCTTATGCAGAAGCTACAGCTGCGAATCTTGTTATTCTAAATAAAAATTTAGAGTTGATGGAAACCAATAGGGAAAAGCGCCAATATATAAAGCGTTCACAAAAGTATTTAGAAAGCCAGTTCAAAGAGCGGTTAAAAAAATTGTCTCGCAATGATGGAAAGATATTACTGAAGTTGATAGATCGTCAGACTGGAAATACCGCATTTTCATTGATAAAAGAATTTAAAAGTGGTTGGACTGCCTTTTGGTCTAATACTACTGCAAGAACATTTAGTTTGAATTTAAAATCAGAATATCATCCAGAAAGTGATATAAATGATTTTTATATAGAGACACAATTACAGTTTTTGTTTTTTAGAAATGAATTGGACTATTCAGCAGGTTCACCTGGGATTAATTTTAATGAATTGAGAAAAAAGTGGATTTTACAAGAGAAGCAAGAAGAGTTTTTTCCATTGGAGTTAAGAGAATAG
- a CDS encoding sensor histidine kinase has product MKIRDRLSFQFSGLFTILLSGVLVAVYILVNSHWKNDFYKQLENRAFTVGDNYLAEDNFTPAEFAEVLRNFPRTLPHETIRIYTTDFEPMFIDEGNVKWDQETLNQVIEKNKVYFKKDEQQVVGIFYNDNSGDFIVMAKATNETGIAALKQLRTVMFTSLLIALLITFWLSRYFAGYFLRPITRINKHIQQKQLPNLFQPISTAGMSKDEIRTLSETINNLFHRLQESFDNQQAFIAHASHELKTPIASLLGNAEIALMNTRTQEEYTKVLQQVINESLHMDQMVNNLLTLSQLDSTAYPLEKNKFEEFWWSMLDQFVVLQPSLNFNLLIENKEDLQELYFKGNTTLLELALSNIIFNASKFSHNQLIDITLKTEENNILIIVKDKGIGIKKEDIEKLTIPFFRSSNAFAIEGTGLGLSLTSKIIKLHKGKLQIVSEIHCGTTVYINIPRCI; this is encoded by the coding sequence ATGAAAATACGCGATAGACTCTCTTTTCAATTTTCTGGATTATTCACCATCTTATTATCTGGTGTTCTTGTTGCTGTATATATTTTAGTAAATTCACATTGGAAGAATGATTTTTATAAGCAATTAGAAAACAGAGCTTTTACTGTTGGTGATAATTACTTAGCTGAAGACAATTTTACACCAGCTGAATTTGCTGAAGTACTTCGCAATTTTCCACGCACATTACCACACGAAACTATTCGAATTTACACTACAGACTTTGAACCTATGTTTATTGATGAGGGTAACGTAAAATGGGATCAAGAAACACTAAATCAAGTTATTGAAAAAAATAAAGTTTACTTTAAAAAAGACGAACAACAAGTTGTAGGAATATTTTACAACGACAATTCAGGAGACTTTATAGTGATGGCTAAAGCTACAAACGAAACAGGAATTGCCGCCTTAAAGCAATTGAGAACGGTTATGTTTACCTCTTTACTAATCGCTTTACTCATTACATTCTGGTTATCAAGATATTTTGCTGGCTATTTTCTACGTCCAATTACACGAATCAACAAACATATACAACAAAAACAATTGCCTAATTTGTTTCAGCCTATTTCAACTGCAGGAATGTCAAAAGATGAAATACGAACATTAAGCGAAACGATAAATAACTTATTTCATCGTTTACAAGAATCATTTGACAATCAACAAGCATTTATTGCCCATGCTTCGCACGAACTTAAAACACCTATTGCATCATTATTAGGCAATGCTGAAATAGCCTTAATGAATACGCGTACACAAGAAGAATATACAAAAGTACTACAACAAGTTATTAATGAATCACTGCATATGGACCAAATGGTAAACAACCTATTAACTTTATCGCAACTTGATAGTACTGCATATCCTTTAGAAAAAAATAAATTTGAAGAATTTTGGTGGTCTATGTTAGATCAATTTGTAGTATTACAACCGAGTTTAAATTTTAATTTATTAATAGAAAACAAAGAAGATTTACAGGAATTATACTTTAAAGGTAATACGACACTACTTGAATTAGCACTATCTAATATAATATTTAATGCAAGTAAATTTTCTCATAACCAATTAATTGATATCACTCTTAAAACAGAAGAGAACAATATTTTAATAATTGTAAAGGATAAAGGAATTGGTATTAAAAAAGAAGACATTGAAAAACTAACTATACCTTTCTTTAGGTCGAGCAATGCTTTTGCTATAGAAGGAACAGGATTAGGGTTATCACTTACATCTAAGATTATTAAACTTCATAAAGGTAAGCTTCAAATTGTATCAGAAATACACTGTGGAACAACAGTTTATATTAATATTCCAAGATGTATCTAA
- a CDS encoding M42 family metallopeptidase: MNTETILNEDSLKFLKEYLNNPSPTGHESQGQKIWMDYLKPYVDTFFTDTYGTAVGVINPDAPYKVVIEGHADEISWYVKYITEEGFIHVVRNGGSDHMIAPSKRVLIHTKKGTVEGVFGWPAIHIRNRAGKEESPKIETNFIDVGCDSKTEVEALGIHVGCVITYPDTFTILNNNRFVCRAIDNRMGGFMIAEVARLLKENKKELPFGLYIVNAVQEEVGLRGAEMITQTIKPNVAIVTDVCHDSNTPMVDKNIEGDNKIGRGPVVGYAPAIQNNLRELIEETAENNKIPFQRNAMSRVTGTDTDAFAYSNGGVASALISLPLRYMHTTVEMVHRTDVENTIRLIYETLLKIENNETFSYFK; this comes from the coding sequence ATGAATACTGAAACAATTTTAAATGAAGATTCTTTAAAGTTTTTAAAAGAATATCTTAATAATCCATCACCTACAGGTCATGAGTCACAAGGACAAAAGATATGGATGGACTATCTAAAACCGTATGTTGACACTTTTTTTACTGATACTTACGGAACTGCAGTTGGAGTTATCAATCCAGACGCTCCTTATAAAGTTGTTATCGAAGGACACGCAGATGAAATTTCTTGGTATGTAAAATACATAACTGAAGAAGGGTTTATTCACGTTGTAAGAAACGGGGGTAGTGACCACATGATTGCTCCATCTAAAAGAGTATTAATCCACACTAAAAAAGGTACTGTAGAAGGAGTTTTTGGTTGGCCTGCTATCCACATTAGAAATAGAGCTGGAAAAGAAGAATCTCCTAAAATCGAAACTAACTTCATCGATGTTGGTTGTGATTCTAAAACAGAAGTTGAAGCTTTAGGAATTCACGTTGGTTGTGTAATCACTTATCCTGATACTTTCACAATTTTAAATAACAATCGCTTTGTATGTCGTGCAATCGACAACAGAATGGGAGGTTTCATGATTGCTGAAGTTGCTCGTTTATTAAAAGAAAACAAAAAAGAATTACCATTTGGTCTATACATCGTAAACGCAGTTCAAGAAGAAGTTGGTTTGAGAGGGGCCGAAATGATAACACAAACGATTAAACCTAATGTTGCTATCGTAACTGATGTTTGCCATGATTCTAACACACCAATGGTTGACAAAAACATTGAAGGTGATAACAAAATTGGTAGAGGTCCCGTTGTAGGATATGCTCCTGCTATTCAAAATAACCTAAGAGAATTAATTGAAGAAACGGCAGAGAACAACAAGATTCCTTTTCAACGCAACGCTATGTCTCGCGTAACTGGTACAGATACAGATGCTTTTGCTTACAGCAATGGTGGTGTTGCTTCTGCTTTAATCTCATTACCTCTACGTTACATGCATACTACAGTAGAAATGGTTCATAGAACGGATGTTGAGAATACTATTCGCTTGATTTATGAAACTCTTCTTAAAATTGAGAATAACGAAACTTTTTCTTATTTCAAATAA
- a CDS encoding helix-turn-helix transcriptional regulator codes for MKKLRYYFLVLNYLKQNQFPSRELLLDYLKEFDIDISERTLYRALKELKSEFGILIKLDTKKKGYYIAEDAEDNANTVLTYLKGIVTADILNSANKSKFELAHFIDRENKGSLVSIDSFCVFFKAMTSFHKISFKYNNEIKGECRAVILSPLFFKQYRGHWYVIGYVGKDLISYELDKTSETIILKDKFKANGGLIKDTYKEIVGFDYTDSDLEQVVLSFCNSQESCIRKSPLHHSQTLNNCAEDGRLLVTLRVRPNNELKREILKYGKFVKIVHPEHLKRDIISELRSALELNA; via the coding sequence ATGAAAAAGCTCCGCTACTATTTTTTAGTATTAAACTATTTAAAACAAAATCAATTTCCATCACGTGAATTACTATTAGATTATCTAAAAGAATTTGATATTGATATCAGTGAACGAACTTTATATCGGGCTTTAAAAGAACTAAAATCAGAATTTGGTATTTTGATTAAGTTGGATACGAAGAAAAAAGGTTATTATATTGCAGAGGATGCAGAAGATAATGCAAATACAGTTCTTACTTATTTGAAAGGCATTGTAACCGCAGATATTTTAAATTCAGCAAATAAATCTAAGTTTGAGTTAGCTCATTTTATTGATCGTGAAAATAAGGGTAGTTTAGTATCAATTGATAGCTTCTGTGTTTTCTTTAAAGCAATGACTTCTTTTCACAAGATATCATTTAAATACAATAATGAAATTAAAGGTGAATGTAGAGCAGTAATATTATCTCCTTTGTTTTTTAAACAATATAGAGGGCACTGGTATGTTATTGGTTATGTCGGTAAAGATTTAATTTCATATGAATTAGATAAAACATCTGAGACAATAATTCTTAAAGATAAGTTTAAGGCAAATGGAGGATTGATTAAGGATACATACAAAGAAATAGTTGGGTTTGATTATACAGATTCTGATTTAGAGCAAGTTGTGTTGTCATTCTGTAATAGTCAAGAAAGTTGTATTCGTAAATCACCCTTGCATCACTCTCAAACATTAAATAATTGTGCAGAAGATGGTCGATTATTAGTAACTTTACGCGTTCGACCAAATAATGAGTTAAAAAGAGAAATTTTAAAGTATGGTAAATTCGTGAAGATTGTTCATCCAGAACATTTAAAGCGAGATATAATTAGTGAATTACGTTCTGCATTAGAATTAAATGCATAA
- a CDS encoding AbgT family transporter has product MSTKTKKSFVDKFLSSVERIGNMLPHPATLFASFALLVIIASWIASFFDLSVIHPGTQEEIKSFNLVSAEGLQMILTKMVTNFTGFAPLGTVLVSLLGIGIAEGSGLIGTVLKKIVLSSPKKLLTFVIVFAGILSNTASEVGYVLLVPLAAVIFLAAGRHPIAGLAAAFAGVSGGYSANLLLGTIDPLLAGLSEEAARIMIPDYVVNPAANYYFMFVSTFVIAGLGTWVTERIVVPRLGTYEGEEKAISIDALTKEEKKGLLYAGLAALAFTAFVLGGLIPEQGYLRGEGGAILKSPFMSGIVALLFIGSAVAGIAYGIGAKTIKNDSDVMKGMSKAMETLGSYIVLVFFAAQFVAYFNWTNLGIIFAIEGAGTLQKSGLGPIPLMLSFVIVSALINLIMGSASAKWAIMAPVFIPMFMLLGYSPEFVQVAYRIGDSVTNIISPMMSYFALIVAFMQRYDKKAGIGTIVSTMLPYTIIFFIGWSILLIIWILIGLPIGPGAQLHVTV; this is encoded by the coding sequence ATGAGTACAAAAACAAAAAAGAGCTTTGTAGATAAGTTCCTATCTTCGGTTGAACGAATTGGTAATATGTTACCACATCCAGCTACCCTATTTGCAAGTTTTGCATTATTAGTTATTATAGCTTCTTGGATAGCAAGTTTTTTTGATTTATCCGTTATTCACCCTGGTACACAAGAAGAGATTAAATCATTTAATCTTGTAAGTGCTGAAGGGCTACAAATGATACTTACCAAAATGGTAACCAACTTTACAGGTTTTGCTCCTTTGGGAACTGTACTTGTATCTTTATTGGGAATAGGTATCGCAGAAGGTTCAGGTTTAATTGGAACTGTACTTAAAAAAATTGTCTTATCATCTCCTAAAAAACTATTGACCTTTGTTATTGTTTTTGCTGGTATTTTATCAAATACAGCAAGCGAGGTTGGTTATGTTTTATTAGTTCCTTTAGCTGCAGTTATATTCTTAGCAGCAGGGCGTCATCCTATAGCCGGACTTGCAGCTGCTTTTGCTGGGGTTTCTGGAGGATATAGTGCCAACTTACTATTAGGAACAATCGACCCTTTATTAGCTGGTTTATCAGAAGAAGCAGCTCGTATTATGATTCCTGACTATGTTGTCAATCCAGCTGCAAACTACTATTTCATGTTTGTATCTACTTTTGTTATCGCCGGTTTAGGTACTTGGGTAACGGAAAGAATCGTTGTTCCAAGATTGGGAACATATGAAGGAGAAGAAAAAGCAATCTCTATTGATGCTTTAACGAAAGAAGAGAAAAAAGGATTATTATATGCAGGATTAGCTGCATTAGCTTTCACTGCTTTTGTTTTAGGAGGTCTTATTCCTGAACAAGGATATTTGCGAGGAGAAGGCGGAGCTATTCTTAAATCGCCTTTCATGTCTGGTATTGTAGCTTTGTTATTCATTGGTTCTGCAGTTGCTGGTATCGCTTATGGTATTGGAGCTAAAACAATAAAAAATGATAGTGATGTAATGAAGGGAATGTCTAAAGCAATGGAAACCTTGGGGTCTTATATTGTATTAGTGTTCTTTGCAGCGCAGTTCGTTGCTTATTTCAACTGGACTAATCTTGGTATTATTTTCGCTATTGAAGGTGCGGGTACATTACAAAAATCAGGATTAGGTCCTATTCCACTGATGTTATCATTCGTAATCGTATCTGCTTTAATTAACTTAATTATGGGTAGTGCATCTGCTAAATGGGCAATTATGGCACCTGTCTTTATCCCTATGTTTATGTTATTAGGCTACTCTCCTGAATTTGTTCAGGTTGCTTATAGAATTGGGGATAGTGTTACCAACATCATTTCTCCAATGATGAGTTACTTCGCATTAATTGTTGCCTTTATGCAACGCTATGATAAAAAAGCAGGAATCGGTACAATTGTATCTACAATGTTACCTTATACAATAATATTCTTTATCGGTTGGTCTATCCTCTTAATAATATGGATTCTAATCGGTTTACCTATAGGTCCTGGAGCGCAATTACACGTTACAGTCTAA
- a CDS encoding S1 RNA-binding domain-containing protein, with protein MIKIGDDNTLKIARETSVGLYLTDGEKDVLLPNKYVPKKYEIGDELIVFVYLDQEERPVATTLEPYIYLNEFALLKVNYINDFGAFMDMGLEKDLFVPFREQARPMKEGNRYLIYMYLDEKTNRLVGSSKLRQFVDNKEITVQEGEEVELVVSHITDLGINVIINEKHAGLMYKNEVFEEMRTGDRIIGYIKSIRPDGKIDVTRTKVGFDGVLDSATQILKELESNNGFLGLTDASHPEDIKTVLNMSKKTFKKAVGTLYKQQQIEIKENGIFLK; from the coding sequence ATGATAAAAATTGGTGATGATAATACGTTAAAGATTGCACGTGAAACGAGTGTAGGTCTTTATTTGACAGATGGTGAGAAGGATGTCTTATTACCTAATAAGTATGTACCTAAGAAATATGAGATAGGAGACGAACTTATTGTTTTTGTTTATTTAGATCAAGAAGAACGACCAGTAGCTACTACTTTAGAGCCTTATATATATTTGAATGAGTTTGCTTTATTAAAAGTAAACTATATCAATGATTTTGGAGCTTTTATGGATATGGGATTAGAGAAAGATCTATTTGTTCCATTTAGAGAACAAGCTCGTCCAATGAAAGAAGGTAATAGATATTTAATTTATATGTACTTAGACGAGAAAACAAATCGTTTAGTAGGTTCAAGTAAATTAAGACAGTTTGTAGATAATAAAGAAATTACTGTTCAAGAAGGAGAAGAAGTAGAGTTAGTTGTATCTCACATTACAGATTTAGGAATCAATGTAATTATTAATGAGAAGCATGCAGGACTAATGTACAAGAATGAGGTTTTTGAAGAAATGAGAACCGGAGATCGTATTATCGGTTATATTAAATCTATTCGCCCTGATGGAAAAATAGATGTAACGAGAACAAAAGTAGGGTTTGATGGAGTACTTGATAGTGCTACACAGATTCTAAAAGAATTAGAGAGTAATAATGGCTTTTTAGGACTGACAGATGCAAGTCACCCAGAAGACATTAAAACTGTTTTAAACATGAGTAAAAAGACATTTAAAAAAGCTGTAGGTACTTTATATAAACAACAACAGATTGAAATAAAGGAAAACGGTATTTTTTTAAAATAA
- a CDS encoding CatA-like O-acetyltransferase codes for MKQQAKFTPIDLDTWSRKPYYDYYRNKLKTKYTVSIKVDITELHACYKIKGYKFYPTFMYVIMKALNNSEAFRTVIHNGQLGQWNFLQPAFTIFHEDDKTFSDLWSEYHSDFAIFHQVIIKDIDTYKDVKQIKARPNTPPNFVPISCVPWISFESISQDTTVDSDFLQPIIRFGKFYTENNRVKIPLSIFVNHAISDGYHTSMLLNDIQNIATNVAEWMK; via the coding sequence ATGAAACAACAAGCTAAGTTTACTCCTATCGATTTGGATACATGGAGCCGTAAACCTTACTACGATTACTATCGCAATAAGTTAAAAACAAAATATACGGTTAGTATTAAAGTTGATATTACAGAACTTCACGCTTGTTATAAAATAAAAGGTTATAAGTTTTACCCTACTTTTATGTATGTAATTATGAAAGCATTAAACAATAGTGAGGCTTTCCGAACAGTCATTCATAACGGACAATTAGGGCAATGGAACTTCTTACAACCTGCTTTTACCATATTTCATGAAGACGATAAAACCTTCTCTGATTTATGGAGTGAATACCATAGTGATTTTGCAATTTTTCATCAGGTAATAATAAAAGATATTGACACTTATAAAGATGTCAAACAAATTAAGGCAAGACCAAACACTCCGCCTAACTTTGTTCCTATCTCTTGTGTACCATGGATTAGTTTTGAAAGCATTAGTCAAGATACAACGGTTGATTCTGACTTTCTACAACCTATTATCCGATTTGGAAAGTTTTACACGGAAAACAACAGGGTTAAAATCCCCTTGTCAATCTTCGTAAATCACGCAATTTCAGATGGATATCACACTTCAATGTTATTAAACGACATACAAAATATAGCTACCAACGTAGCAGAATGGATGAAATAA